The Acidimicrobiales bacterium sequence ACCGGTTCAAGAGAAACTCGGGAACCCAGGTGGCGCCGAACAGATCGACGGTCATGACCGCGAACACCACCGGCGCCGACAGCACCGCGCCGAGAGCGACCCGCCACGAGAGGTCGCGGATCTCGGCCTGACGTTCAGCTGCTTCGGTGTCTTCGGTGTCGGCCGACCCCGGCGCGGGGCGGGGCACCAGCCGATAGCCGGCATCAGCGACGACAGCCTGCAGTTCGGCGGCGGTGACCTGGGTGGGGTCGTACTCGACGGTGGCTCGCTCGGTCCCGAAGCTGACGTCGACCCGGTCCACACCGGTCAACTCACCGAGCACCGACTCGATGTTGACCACGCACGACGCGCACGACATGCCTGACACCCGGAACTCGACCTGCTCGGTGGCCACCGTCGCCTCCGTCGACGGCCCGACGCCGACCGCGGCTGCGACCTCGTGGCTGCCGTTGGCAGGCGCGCCAGCCCCGTCGGACGGTTCGACGACCAGGGTGCCGTGAATCATGTTCATCCCACAGGCAAAGTCGAACTCTCCGACCTTGTCGGGGGTGAACTCGAGCGTCGCAGTCCCGAACGCAGGCAACGTCTTGGAAGCCCCGAAGTCAGCGAACACCACCCGCGAGGTGCAATCACCCGACTCCTGACGATCGAAGTTGAGTCGCAACGGGACGCCTTCGGTGACCCGGATCACATCAGGCGAGTAGCCGCCCTTCACCGATACATCGACCTCCTGCACCCCGCCGACCAGCTCGGCCCGACGGGCTGTCTTGGGCCCGAAGAAGAACCACCACAAGAACCCCGCGACCGCCACGGCACCGATGATCACACCGACTTCGGCGAGTCCCATGCCAATACCTCCTAATCGAACCAGCTAGTATACCCTATAGGGGTAGTGGGTATAATCTCCAGCGCGTTGGGTGATGGTCGCACCGTATTGGCGGCCGACCAGCCGAGGTAGAGCCTTTGGTCCCTACCCCTATGGGGTATTTGGGGAAAGACTGGGGGACGATGTGAGAGGCCGTGACCCGATGAACATGGATTCGACAGTCACCAGAACCGGTGCAGCCTCGTCGGTGCGGACCGCCGCTGACGCCGGCGTGGACCCATCGGTGGACCGAGAGGCGGGAGTGCTCGACGCGTCGGGGGTGTGGAAGGCGTATCGGCGGGGGTGGTGGCCTCGGCGGCGAACGTTGCAGGTGTTGAAGGGCGCTGACGTGCGACTCGAGGCGGGTGAGGTCGTGGGGTTGGTTGGGGAGAACGGGTCGGGCAAGTCCACGCTGATGAAGGTGCTGGTGGGTGACCTGGTGGCCGATGTCGGGGTGGTGGAGCGCGCAGCGAGCTTCGGCTACTGCCCACAGGTTCCGGTGCTCTACGAGCGGCTGACTTGTGACGAGCATCTCGACCTGTTCGGCGCCGCGTACGGGTTGGCGACGGGTGATCTGGCCCGGGCCCGCGAGCAAATGTACGACGATCTGGACTTCGCCCGATTCGCCGAAACCCGGGTAGAGGAGCTCTCCGGGGGGACGCGGTCGAAGCTGAACCTGGCGTTGGCGATCTTGCACGACCCCCAGCTGCTATTCCTGGATGAGCCCTACGCGGGGTTCGACTGGGACACCTATCAGCGCTTCTGGGACCTCACCGCGCAACGCCGTGACGCGGGCGCCAGCCTGTTGATCATCAGCCACTTCATCGCGGATGAGGAGCGCTTCGATCGGATCTATGACCTGATCGACGGGCGCACGGTGCCGCGATGACCACCACCGTCGGCTTCAGTAGCCGGTGGTTGGCCGAGTACTGGCGCCGACCCCTCAATGTCGTGTTGTTGGTCGCGGTGCCGGTCGTGTTCGTGACCCTGTCGGCCGGCGCGCTGGCGGACTTCGCCGACATCTTGGGCGGCGCTGCTGACGTGGGCGAGGTCGAGGCAGCCACCGCCGGCTGGGCGGCAGCCGTGTTAGCCGGCGTGGCCGGGTTCTTCCATGTCTCGCAGTCCCGGGACGCGGACCGGCGGCTGGCGGCGGCCGGCGCCGGGGCGGGCCGCGTGGTTGCATCTCGACTGGTATCGACGCTGACCCTGGCCGCGCTGGCCTCGGTCGGCGCGCTCATCGCGCTGGCCGCACGTACCGATGTGGCCGGCACCGGGCGAGTGATCGGCGCTACCGCACTGTTCGCGTTGACCTACACCGGGTTCGGGGTGCTGGTGGGGGCGCTGGTGCGCTCGGAGCTCAACGGCTCGTTGATCGTGGTCT is a genomic window containing:
- a CDS encoding ABC transporter ATP-binding protein → MDSTVTRTGAASSVRTAADAGVDPSVDREAGVLDASGVWKAYRRGWWPRRRTLQVLKGADVRLEAGEVVGLVGENGSGKSTLMKVLVGDLVADVGVVERAASFGYCPQVPVLYERLTCDEHLDLFGAAYGLATGDLARAREQMYDDLDFARFAETRVEELSGGTRSKLNLALAILHDPQLLFLDEPYAGFDWDTYQRFWDLTAQRRDAGASLLIISHFIADEERFDRIYDLIDGRTVPR